A window from Gossypium raimondii isolate GPD5lz chromosome 7, ASM2569854v1, whole genome shotgun sequence encodes these proteins:
- the LOC105770131 gene encoding glyceraldehyde-3-phosphate dehydrogenase A, chloroplastic: MVSVTVSVAKPTLQANAKGFAEFSGLRNSASLTFARKTSDDFQSVIAFQTSALGINNGGYRKGVVEAKLKVAINGFGRIGRNFLRCWHGRKDSPLDVIAINDTGGVKQASHLLKYDSTLGIFEADVKPVGDNAISVDGKVIKVVSDRNPVNLPWKDLGIDLVIEGTGVFVDRDGAGKHIQAGAKKVLITAPGKGDIPTYVVGVNADIYNPDEPIISNASCTTNCLAPFVKVLDQKFGIIKGTMTTTHSYTGDQRLLDASHRDLRRARAAALNIVPTSTGAAKAVALVLPTLKGKLNGIALRVPTPNVSVVDLVVQVSKKTFAEEVNAAFRESAEKELKGILSVCDEPLVSVDFRCSDVSSTVDASLTMVMGDDMVKVIAWYDNEWGYSQRVVDLADIVANNWK; this comes from the exons ATGGTGTCGGTTACTGTTTCTGTAGCCAAACCAACCCTTCAG GCAAATGCAAAGGGTTTTGCGGAATTCTCAGGTCTGCGCAACTCAGCTAGCCTTACCTTTGCCAGGAAAACGTCGGATGACTTTCAATCAGTCATTGCTTTCCAGACTTCTGCT TTGGGAATCAATAATGGTGGATACCGGAAAGGCGTGGTAGAGGCAAAGCTAAAGGTCGCTATTAATGGGTTTGGTAGGATTGGCAGGAACTTCTTAAGGTGCTGGCACGGCCGTAAGGACTCCCCACTTGATGTCATTGCAATCAATGACACTGGTGGTGTTAAGCAGGCTTCTCACCTTCTCAAGTATGACTCTACCCTTGGGATATTTGAAGCCGATGTTAAGCCTGTTGGTGATAACGCCATATCTGTTGATGGCAAGGTCATCAAGGTCGTTTCTGACCGCAACCCTGTCAACCTCCCATGGAA AGACTTAGGGATAGACCTGGTGATCGAAGGAACTGGTGTGTTCGTCGATAGAGATGGTGCAGGAAAGCACATCCAAGCAGGAGCGAAGAAAGTGCTCATAACTGCCCCAGGAAAGGGTGATATCCCGACCTATGTTGTCGGAGTTAATGCTGACATATACAACCCAGATGAGCCCATAATCAGTAATGCTTCTTGCACCACCAATTGCCTTGCTCCCTTTGTCAAGGTTCTGGACCAGAAATTTG GTATAATCAAGGGCACAATGACTACAACTCATTCATATACTGGTGACCAACGATTACTCGATGCTAGCCACCGCGACCTCAGGCGTGCTAGAGCTGCAGCTCTCAACATTGTTCCGACTTCAACTGGTGCAGCGAAGGCTGTGGCCCTTGTACTCCCTACTCTCAAAGGCAAACTAAATGGCATTGCCTTGCGTGTACCAACACCAAATGTCTCGGTCGTTGACTTAGTTGTCCAGGTCTCAAAGAAGACCTTCGCTGAAGAGGTGAATGCTGCTTTCAGAGAAAGTGCAGAGAAGGAGCTTAAGGGTATCCTTTCTGTATGCGATGAACCCCTTGTCTCAGTTGATTTCAGGTGCTCTGATGTGTCCTCCACCGTTGATGCATCACTCACCATGGTAATGGGAGACGACATGGTTAAGGTGATTGCTTGGTACGACAATGAGTGGGGTTACTCTCAAAGAGTTGTAGACTTGGCTGACATTGTTGCCAACAACTGGAAGTGA
- the LOC105770137 gene encoding OVARIAN TUMOR DOMAIN-containing deubiquitinating enzyme 12 isoform X1: protein MRNGAQHVGECSSSTSWSSHQDTEDDQMIAVVLSEEFSKLDGAVARRLSGLAPVPHVPHINSYIPSLHDASLDHQRLLERLHVYGLYEVKVSGDGNCQFRALSDQMYRSPEYHKHVRKDIVKQLKDNRNLYEGYVPMKYKRYCKKMAKSGEWGDHVTLQAASDKVVFVKTIFAAKICLLTSFRDTCFIEIMPQSQPPKHELWLSFWSEVHYNSLYEIQGAPIQKPKKKHWLF from the exons ATGAGGAATGGAGCACAACACGTGGGTGAATGTTCTAGCTCAACCTCTTGGAGCAGTCATCAGGATACTGAGGATGACCAGATGATTGCTGTTGTGTTATCAGAAGAATTTTCCAAGTTAGATGGCGCTGTTGCTAGACGCCTTTCTGGTCTTGCACCAGTTCCT CATGTCCCACACATAAACTCCTATATTCCCAGCCTACATGATGCAAGTTTGGATCACCAACGTCTTCTAGAGAG GCTTCATGTTTATGGTCTATATGAAGTGAAGGTCTCTGGTGATGGGAACTGTCAG TTTCGTGCACTTTCAGATCAGATGTACAGGTCCCCTGAGTATCACAAGCATGTCCGGAAAGATATTGTTAAACAG CTTAAAGACAACCGTAACTTGTATGAAGGATATGTTCCAATGAAATACAAGCGATATTGCAAGAAAATGGCAAA ATCTGGAGAGTGGGGGGACCATGTTACCTTACAAGCAGCTTCTGATAAGGTTGTCTTCGTAAAAACTATC TTTGCAGCAAAGATATGCCTTTTGACATCATTCAGAGATACTTGCTTTATTGAAATTATGCCACAAAGCCAGCCTCCTAAACATG AACTGTGGTTGAGTTTCTGGTCTGAGGTACACTACAATTCACTATATGAGATCCAAG GTGCCCCAATTCAGAAGCCGAAGAAGAAACATTGGTTGTTTTAA
- the LOC105770137 gene encoding OVARIAN TUMOR DOMAIN-containing deubiquitinating enzyme 12 isoform X2 — protein sequence MRNGAQHVGECSSSTSWSSHQDTEDDQMIAVVLSEEFSKLDGAVARRLSGLAPVPHVPHINSYIPSLHDASLDHQRLLERLHVYGLYEVKVSGDGNCQFRALSDQMYRSPEYHKHVRKDIVKQLKDNRNLYEGYVPMKYKRYCKKMAKSGEWGDHVTLQAASDKFAAKICLLTSFRDTCFIEIMPQSQPPKHELWLSFWSEVHYNSLYEIQGAPIQKPKKKHWLF from the exons ATGAGGAATGGAGCACAACACGTGGGTGAATGTTCTAGCTCAACCTCTTGGAGCAGTCATCAGGATACTGAGGATGACCAGATGATTGCTGTTGTGTTATCAGAAGAATTTTCCAAGTTAGATGGCGCTGTTGCTAGACGCCTTTCTGGTCTTGCACCAGTTCCT CATGTCCCACACATAAACTCCTATATTCCCAGCCTACATGATGCAAGTTTGGATCACCAACGTCTTCTAGAGAG GCTTCATGTTTATGGTCTATATGAAGTGAAGGTCTCTGGTGATGGGAACTGTCAG TTTCGTGCACTTTCAGATCAGATGTACAGGTCCCCTGAGTATCACAAGCATGTCCGGAAAGATATTGTTAAACAG CTTAAAGACAACCGTAACTTGTATGAAGGATATGTTCCAATGAAATACAAGCGATATTGCAAGAAAATGGCAAA ATCTGGAGAGTGGGGGGACCATGTTACCTTACAAGCAGCTTCTGATAAG TTTGCAGCAAAGATATGCCTTTTGACATCATTCAGAGATACTTGCTTTATTGAAATTATGCCACAAAGCCAGCCTCCTAAACATG AACTGTGGTTGAGTTTCTGGTCTGAGGTACACTACAATTCACTATATGAGATCCAAG GTGCCCCAATTCAGAAGCCGAAGAAGAAACATTGGTTGTTTTAA